In Pseudomonas lalkuanensis, the following are encoded in one genomic region:
- a CDS encoding LysR family transcriptional regulator, translating into MDIDLARTFLEIVRTGSFVAAAERLHVTQTTITARVQNLEQQLDCRLFVRNRAGARLTADGEVFVAYANKLVETWEAARRDLPLPEGYRDVLNLGGEVSLCSPLVLSWVIRLRERMPSLAVRAEVGEAGHLQQQLQSSLLDAALVYRPDYWPGLQVELLMEEKLIQVRSAINPEPYIYNDWGPEFRQRHDAALPDKASAVLATNLGPLALHYILQCGGSGYFRARVVQGHLENGELERVEKAPEFTYPTYLVYSREKDSPALRQAIDLLREVVAEDIDWSRRWDPI; encoded by the coding sequence ATGGATATCGACCTGGCGCGTACCTTCCTGGAGATCGTCCGCACCGGCAGCTTCGTCGCCGCCGCCGAGCGCCTGCATGTCACCCAGACCACCATCACCGCGCGGGTGCAGAACCTGGAGCAGCAACTGGATTGCCGGCTCTTCGTGCGCAACCGCGCGGGGGCGCGGCTGACCGCCGACGGCGAAGTATTCGTTGCCTATGCCAACAAGCTGGTGGAGACCTGGGAGGCGGCGCGGCGCGACCTGCCATTGCCGGAGGGCTACCGCGACGTGCTCAACCTCGGTGGCGAGGTGAGCCTGTGCAGTCCGCTGGTGCTCAGTTGGGTGATCCGCCTGCGCGAGCGCATGCCGTCCCTTGCCGTGCGCGCGGAAGTCGGCGAGGCCGGCCACCTGCAGCAGCAACTGCAGAGCAGCCTGCTGGATGCCGCGCTGGTCTACCGCCCCGATTACTGGCCGGGCCTGCAGGTGGAGCTGCTGATGGAGGAAAAGCTGATCCAGGTGCGTTCGGCGATCAACCCGGAGCCCTACATCTACAACGACTGGGGACCGGAATTCCGCCAGCGCCACGATGCCGCGCTCCCGGACAAGGCCAGCGCCGTGCTGGCCACCAACCTCGGCCCGCTGGCCCTGCATTACATCCTGCAATGCGGCGGCTCTGGCTACTTCCGCGCGCGCGTGGTGCAGGGGCACCTGGAAAACGGCGAGCTGGAGCGGGTGGAGAAGGCGCCGGAATTCACCTATCCCACGTACCTGGTCTATTCCCGCGAGAAGGACTCCCCGGCCCTGCGCCAGGCCATCGACCTGCTGCGAGAAGTCGTGGCCGAGGACATCGACTGGTCCCGGCGCTGGGACCCGATCTGA